CCACGCGCCGTTCGTCCTATCCGTGGCGGGTGGCGGGACGTTCGGTCCGCCGTCCCACCCGCGCGTGCTCTGGGCGGACGTGCGCGGAGACACCGCCGCGCTGAAGGCGCTCCAGGCGGACGTGGCGCGCGCGCTGGAGCCCCTGGGCTTCACGTCCGAGCACGGCGAGTACATCGCGCACCTGACGCTGGCCCGGGCCCGGCCGCCGCGCGGAGACCCGGCGCTGGCGGCGTGCGCGCGGGAGTTGCAGGACGCGTCCTGGGGCGAGGGGCGCGTGGACCGGCTGGTCCTGTTCGAGAGCACGCGCGGCCACTACGTGCCCCGGCTGGAGGTGATGCTGGAGCGCGGCTAGCAGGCGCGCAGGCCTTCCGCCACGGGCACGGCCGCCGGCAGGGTGACGGTGAGCAGCGTGCCGCGGCCCTCGCGGCTCTCCGCGCGCAGCGTGCCGCCCAGGCCGGTGACGATGGTGTGGCTCACGGACAGGCCCAGGCCGGTGCTGTTGGGGCGCGAGGTGGCGAAGGGCTCGAAGATGTGCGCGAGCGCGTCCGGGGACAGGCCCTTGCCGGAGTCCTGCACCTCCACCACCACCTCGCCGTCCTCGCTGGTGTAGGCCGCCACGCGCAGCACGTTGTGCGCGGCGTCCTGGGTGTCCATCTGCTGCAGGCCGTTGAGCAGCAGGTTGAGGAAGAGCTGGGTGAGGCGCGCCTCGTCCGCGTCCACCGTGGGCATGTCGTGGAAGTCCCGCTCCAGCCGCGCGCGGTGCTGCAGCTCACCGCGTAGGAGCTTGAGCGCGTTCTCCAGCACCGGCTGCACGGCCACGCGGGCGCGGTGCTCCGGCGGCTTGCGCGACAGCGTGCGCAGGTCCTGCACGATGTGCTTGAGCCGGGTGGCGCCCTCCACCGTTTCGCCCAGCGCCTCCAGCATGTCGTCCAGGTCCGCGCGCGGTACGGGCCTGCCGTCCAGCAGCGGCTGCTTCAGGCGGTCCATCTCCTCGCGGATGTACGAGAGGTTCGCCAGCACGAAGGCCAGCGGGTTGTTCATCTCATGACCCACCGCCGCCGCGAGCGAGCCGAGCGCGGACAGCCGGTCCGCCTGGAACAGCCGCGCCTCCAGCTGCTTGCGCAGCGTCACGTCGCGCGCGAACACGCGCAGGCCCGGCGGATCCCACAGCTGCGCGATGGTGAGCTCCCAGTAGCGCCCGTCCAGGTGCACCGTGGGCGGCGGCTCTCCGGGGGGCGCGCCGCGCCACGCCCAGACGATGGCCGCCTTCACCAGCGGGTGCTCGGCGCCCTTCTCCACCAGGTCCTGGAAGGCCGCGTGGGTGGCGGGGTTCGCGTACCGCAGCTCCCCGTCCATGCCCAGCTCCAGGAGCGGCTCCGGGTGCAAGAGCGGGAACGACGCCAGCCGGTACAGCGGATCCTCCAGCGCGCGCAGGCCGCTGACGTCGCGCACCAGCAGGCCCAGCCGCACGCCCGTGTCCCCGGGCGAGGGCTCGCAGGGCGTGATCTCCGCCGCGTAGACGCGCTCGTCGCCGTTCACGGTGAGCCGGTACTCCAGCCGCCCGTCGGAGCCTCCCCGGAGGACGGCGTCGAGCAGGGACATGAGGGGCTTGCTCGCGGCGGAGCCCAGGACCTCCTCCAGCTTGCGCCCCTCCGCGCCGCGCATGCTCAGGCCGAAGGCGCGGCCGGACGGGGACCACAGCCGCAGGCAGCGGCCCTCCGCGTCCAGCTCTCCGGCCACGTACTCCGCGGCCCCCGAGGGGCGCGGACCGGACGCGGGCGCGTCCAGGCCGGGAGACCTTACGAAGGTCTCCACCCGGAAGGGGCCCATGAGCATCTCCAGGCCCGCGCCGTCGGTGTTCATCCGGGTGAGGACGGAGATGAGCGCCTGCGCGTCCGCCTCCGGCATCCGCTTCGTGAGGATGAGGCCGTCGGCGAGCGTGGGGATGGTGAAGAGGAACGGCGTGAGCCGGGGGGCGTCCGCGCCCAGGTACGTCGTCAGCGTGGCGCGCATCGCGTGCGCGTCCTTGTGGTTGCAGAAGAGCGCGCACAGGTCGGACTCGCCGCGCATCACCGCGTCCAGCGCCTTGCGGTAGGTGCCCAGGAAGCGCTGCTCGGAGAAGAGCGCGTCCGGGCGCAGGCCCAGCGACTCCAGGTGGCGCACCGGCAGCAGGTGCCCGCCGGTGGAGCGCGGCGCCACCCACGCCACGCGCTTGCCCGCCAGCGTCTCCAGCGTCAGCGGCTCGTCCGCGCGACAGATGAGGGCCGCGTGGTAGTAGCAACTGCCGGAGCGCACCGCGCGCAGCACCGCGCGGGCCTGCGGCTCGAAGGCGTTGCACTGCTCGGCCGTGCCCCAGGCCATCTCCACCCGGCCCGCCGCGAGCTCCGCCTCCAGGTACTCGTAGGTGGGCGCCATGGACATCACCACCGGGCGGCCCATCCGCTCCGACAGCGCCCGCGCGAACAGCTCCACGCGCACGTGCTCCCGTACCTCGCCGAGGGACGGATAGAGCAGGCAACGGATGGGCGCGTTCGATGCGGTCACGACGAATTCCTCCGATGAGCCCCCTCTCCTGCACGCATGGATCGCCTGCGCGCGAGTGCCCCGTAACTACCTGAAAATTTCCGGCGATGCCACACTATTCTTGATTCGCTGTAATAAGTAGATTCCCCAGGTTTACCACGTCCTGACCCAGGGTCGGAAGCGACATCCACACACCACGGGTGAACTTCACTCCGAGCTGACTGGCACCCGCGCTGCACTGGGGGTGGGTGGACGGATGCAACCCATGGAAGGGACGGACGGATGCGCTGGATGGTGAGGGGTTTGTGGCTGCTGGCCCTCGTGTTGGTGGGGGCGGCGTGGCTGGTGGGCCGCGGGACGCAGGCGGCGCCGCGGCAGGCGGAGGGCGTGGCGGCGAAGGTGCGGACCGGGGACGTGGTGTTCCAGACGTCGGGATCACGCCAGTCGAAGGCCATCCAGGTCGCCACGCACAGCCCGCTGTCACACGTGGGGCTGGTGGAGGTGACGCCGGAGGGGACGTTCGTGGTGGAGGCGGTGCAGCCGGTGAAGCGCACGCCGTTCGCGCAATGGAAGGCGCGCGGGGTGAACGGGCGGCTGCTGGTGATGCGGCCGCAGGGCGTGGATGACGCGGCGAAGGCGCGGGCGGTGGAGGAGGCGAAGCGGCACCTGGGCAAGCCGTACGACGCGCTCTTCGGGTGGGGGGACGAGGCGATGTACTGCTCGGAGCTGGTGCGCAAGGCGTACGCGATGGGCGCGGGCGTGGAGTACGGGAAGATGGAGCGGCTGGGCGACCTGGACGTCGCGGGGCTGCGGCGTGAAATCGCGGAGCGCTACCGGGGTCCGGTGCCGGTGGACCTGGAGCTGGTGACGCCCGCGAGCCTGGCGGCGGATGCCAGGCTCGCGGTCGTGTATTCGGATTTCCCGCGGGCGCCCTAGCGCTTCACGCGCAGGACCTGGAACCCCTTCCCTCCGGTCCCGAAGCCCTTCAGGTTCTCCGCCCGCACCACCAGGTCTCCATTGGACAGCACGCCCCAGACCTCCGCGCGGGCCAGGACGCCGCTGGTGGTCCGCTCGTATTTCCGGGCCTCCGTCCACGTCACGCCGTCCGTGCTGGTGAAGAGCCGCGCATAGAGGTCCGACGCGGGCTGCACGTCGCCCACGTCCGCCCTCGCCGTCCCCAGCACGAAGCCGCCCGCCGTCAGCGCCTCCAACGAGTACGCCGGCCCTGGCAATGTCATCAGCGCGTCCACCCGTCCGCTCGCATACACGCGCAGGAGCTTCGGGTGCTCGGGCTCATAGAGCGTGGACTGCCCCAGGAGCAGCTCGCCCCCCGGCAGCACCGTCCCCGTCACCGCGTTGGCCGCGTAGCCGCCCATCACCTTCGTCCAGGTGCGGCCCCCGTCCGTCGAGCGCACCACCGCCGCCTGCGCGCTGCTGCTGCCGAACGTGGCCCACAGCACGCTGCGCGTCGCGTCCGCGTGCAGCGCCGTGCCGTGCCGGTGGTCCTGGAACGTCGCGCGCGGGGCCCATGTCGCTCCGCCGTCCGTGCTCGCCCACAGCCGCAGCGGCGTGTTCGCGGAGGTGAACGTCTGGTACTCCAGGAAGAACACCGTGCCGCCCAGCTCCGCGAAGCTCGCGGGCGACATCGCGCGGTAGCTCCCCAACGAGGCCACGTCCGCCCACGTGCGCCCGCCGTCCGTGGAGCGCTCCAGGTGGTAGCTGCCGCTGCGGCTCATCTGCGCCAGCAGCGTCCCGTCCTTGAGCACCGCCATCACCCAGAACGACGCGCCGCCCACGCCCTGCCCTCGCGCGCTGAAGGTGCGCCCGCCGTCCGTGCTCGCCAGCAGCTTCGAGCGGCTCCCGTCCAGCGCCAGCGCGTACACCGTGCCCGCGCCGTCCACGGCCAGCACCTCGTGCGTGGTGTTCGTGAACACCGGCTCCAGCGTCACCGGCCCCTGCGTCCCGCCATCCACCGGCGGAGTCCCCGCGTCGACGCCGCCGTCCGAGCCCGAGCCGCCATCCGGCGTCCCCGCGTCCACGCCGCCGTCCGAGGTGCCCGAACCCGCGTCCGTGCCCGACCCCGCGTCCGGCGTCCCCGCGTCCACGCCGCCATCCGAGCCGCCACCGCCGCCATCCGGAGTGCCGCCGTCCTGCCCGGAGCCGCCGCCTTCCGGCTGGCGTGCCAGCGCCACGCGCATCACCCGGCCGCTGGAGTTCGCGTCCACCGCGTCGCCGTAGAAGCACGGCACCTCCGTGACGCTGTCCGGCAACACGTCCAGGGTGCTCAGGTAGCCCTTGAAGCTCGTGCGCGAGTCCAGCGTCACCGGGTCGCTGAACACGCCGTCGCGCAGCACCCGCACCCGGATTTCGTAATCCGTCGCCGTCTGGAAGTGATTGTAGAAGACATACAGCGCGTCCCCGATGCGCGTCACCGCGGGCTGCAACGCCCAGTCCGGCGTCCCCTCCACCAGGATGCGCGAGCCGAACGACGTCCCGTCGAAGCGCCGGTAGTACAGCCGCTCCGTCTCGTCCTTGTAGACCAGGTGGATGCCGCCCTCGCCGTCCTCCACCGCGCTCA
The sequence above is drawn from the Corallococcus sp. NCRR genome and encodes:
- the thpR gene encoding RNA 2',3'-cyclic phosphodiesterase, producing MRLFTAVTLGEVLTAETGRGIERLRALAPDAKWVRPEGVHLTLLFLGDVDDSRLPELRDALEPVGLYHAPFVLSVAGGGTFGPPSHPRVLWADVRGDTAALKALQADVARALEPLGFTSEHGEYIAHLTLARARPPRGDPALAACARELQDASWGEGRVDRLVLFESTRGHYVPRLEVMLERG
- a CDS encoding PhnD/SsuA/transferrin family substrate-binding protein, with product MTASNAPIRCLLYPSLGEVREHVRVELFARALSERMGRPVVMSMAPTYEYLEAELAAGRVEMAWGTAEQCNAFEPQARAVLRAVRSGSCYYHAALICRADEPLTLETLAGKRVAWVAPRSTGGHLLPVRHLESLGLRPDALFSEQRFLGTYRKALDAVMRGESDLCALFCNHKDAHAMRATLTTYLGADAPRLTPFLFTIPTLADGLILTKRMPEADAQALISVLTRMNTDGAGLEMLMGPFRVETFVRSPGLDAPASGPRPSGAAEYVAGELDAEGRCLRLWSPSGRAFGLSMRGAEGRKLEEVLGSAASKPLMSLLDAVLRGGSDGRLEYRLTVNGDERVYAAEITPCEPSPGDTGVRLGLLVRDVSGLRALEDPLYRLASFPLLHPEPLLELGMDGELRYANPATHAAFQDLVEKGAEHPLVKAAIVWAWRGAPPGEPPPTVHLDGRYWELTIAQLWDPPGLRVFARDVTLRKQLEARLFQADRLSALGSLAAAVGHEMNNPLAFVLANLSYIREEMDRLKQPLLDGRPVPRADLDDMLEALGETVEGATRLKHIVQDLRTLSRKPPEHRARVAVQPVLENALKLLRGELQHRARLERDFHDMPTVDADEARLTQLFLNLLLNGLQQMDTQDAAHNVLRVAAYTSEDGEVVVEVQDSGKGLSPDALAHIFEPFATSRPNSTGLGLSVSHTIVTGLGGTLRAESREGRGTLLTVTLPAAVPVAEGLRAC
- a CDS encoding YiiX/YebB-like N1pC/P60 family cysteine hydrolase, with protein sequence MVRGLWLLALVLVGAAWLVGRGTQAAPRQAEGVAAKVRTGDVVFQTSGSRQSKAIQVATHSPLSHVGLVEVTPEGTFVVEAVQPVKRTPFAQWKARGVNGRLLVMRPQGVDDAAKARAVEEAKRHLGKPYDALFGWGDEAMYCSELVRKAYAMGAGVEYGKMERLGDLDVAGLRREIAERYRGPVPVDLELVTPASLAADARLAVVYSDFPRAP
- a CDS encoding WD40/YVTN/BNR-like repeat-containing protein, with translation MMSWVGALLTTVVAAGGVPMVPAGGGNALTLPAHRHAVRIETGNGHVPTWLLAIQQQGAEGEGLNLFRSEDGFQGFSKLAEIQPDASHHDRAELVAVGRDVAMVYAYEGPSLAASSRHDVYFQWWRYDAAADTWTPEPAVRVFNADSSTAYSRALLARDSKGRLWVQAFRLEPDGGATAVVAVSTDGGASFQKQPDLGRTRKRGGGRLLSVGSKLVFFWAMHDGFEPTRMRVRDAADPLDTWGPQRDAFSDGIYHGAALSAVEDGEGGIHLVYKDETERLYYRRFDGTSFGSRILVEGTPDWALQPAVTRIGDALYVFYNHFQTATDYEIRVRVLRDGVFSDPVTLDSRTSFKGYLSTLDVLPDSVTEVPCFYGDAVDANSSGRVMRVALARQPEGGGSGQDGGTPDGGGGGSDGGVDAGTPDAGSGTDAGSGTSDGGVDAGTPDGGSGSDGGVDAGTPPVDGGTQGPVTLEPVFTNTTHEVLAVDGAGTVYALALDGSRSKLLASTDGGRTFSARGQGVGGASFWVMAVLKDGTLLAQMSRSGSYHLERSTDGGRTWADVASLGSYRAMSPASFAELGGTVFFLEYQTFTSANTPLRLWASTDGGATWAPRATFQDHRHGTALHADATRSVLWATFGSSSAQAAVVRSTDGGRTWTKVMGGYAANAVTGTVLPGGELLLGQSTLYEPEHPKLLRVYASGRVDALMTLPGPAYSLEALTAGGFVLGTARADVGDVQPASDLYARLFTSTDGVTWTEARKYERTTSGVLARAEVWGVLSNGDLVVRAENLKGFGTGGKGFQVLRVKR